Proteins from one Chloroflexota bacterium genomic window:
- the mltG gene encoding endolytic transglycosylase MltG: MSMRVPSGPSRLTDSSSTSPRPFATLGLILRVFIFVLTIGTVAGSGAIAWAHLREQWEDKPTLERYQALARAGGPRPLTLETIEDYAIELYLRFREADLLRPAAETDAVVRFTVAPGETATQIADRLEQEGLITDADLFRLYIRHEGIDAKLEAGEFELSPGMTIPEIAQALQQARAREVVVTVQEGLRAEEVAELLEQSEVTDGDAFLALVRSGDPVSAGLGNYDFLADRPTGASLEGYLFPDTYRFPMHAQPAEILRIFLDNFDRRVTPELRQEAANRGLSLYTVLTLASIVEREAALPEERPIIASVYLNRLEKGMYLNADPTVQYAMGYQPDTGQWWKSPVTLEEYSSVVSPYNTYLNPGLPPGPICSPGLSAIEAVIRPAETDYLYFVATGDGGHVFARTLEEHKANIKRYQGQ, encoded by the coding sequence ATGTCCATGCGAGTTCCTTCGGGGCCATCGCGCCTCACGGATTCGTCTTCCACTTCTCCCCGCCCCTTTGCCACCTTGGGGCTGATCCTGCGCGTTTTCATCTTCGTCCTGACCATCGGCACCGTCGCCGGCTCGGGGGCCATCGCCTGGGCGCACCTGCGAGAGCAATGGGAGGACAAACCGACCCTGGAGCGCTATCAGGCGCTCGCTCGTGCTGGCGGCCCGCGCCCGCTGACGTTGGAGACGATCGAGGACTACGCCATCGAGCTGTACCTGCGGTTCCGGGAGGCCGATCTGCTGCGCCCGGCGGCGGAGACGGACGCCGTCGTCCGCTTCACGGTGGCCCCCGGTGAGACGGCCACGCAGATCGCGGATCGGCTCGAGCAGGAGGGGCTCATCACCGACGCCGACCTGTTCCGACTCTACATCCGACACGAGGGAATCGACGCCAAATTGGAGGCGGGCGAGTTCGAGCTATCCCCCGGGATGACGATCCCGGAGATCGCCCAGGCCCTCCAGCAGGCCCGCGCCCGGGAGGTCGTCGTCACCGTGCAGGAGGGGCTGCGGGCGGAGGAGGTGGCGGAGCTGCTGGAGCAATCGGAGGTCACGGACGGCGACGCGTTCCTGGCGCTGGTGCGCAGCGGCGACCCGGTGAGCGCCGGACTGGGCAACTATGACTTCCTCGCCGACCGGCCAACGGGGGCTTCCCTGGAGGGGTACCTGTTCCCCGACACGTACCGTTTCCCCATGCACGCCCAGCCCGCCGAGATCCTGCGCATCTTCCTGGACAACTTCGACCGCCGGGTGACGCCGGAGCTGCGGCAGGAGGCGGCCAATCGCGGCCTCTCCCTGTACACCGTGCTCACGCTGGCCTCCATCGTCGAGAGGGAGGCCGCGCTGCCCGAGGAGCGCCCCATCATCGCCAGCGTTTACCTGAACCGGTTGGAGAAGGGCATGTACCTGAACGCCGATCCCACCGTGCAGTACGCCATGGGATACCAGCCGGACACGGGCCAGTGGTGGAAGAGCCCGGTGACGCTGGAGGAGTACAGCAGCGTCGTCTCGCCCTATAACACCTACCTGAACCCCGGGTTGCCGCCGGGCCCCATCTGTAGCCCCGGGCTCTCGGCCATCGAGGCCGTCATCCGGCCGGCCGAGACGGACTACCTCTACTTCGTCGCCACGGGCGATGGCGGCCACGTATTCGCCCGCACGCTAGAGGAACACAAGGCCAACATCAAGCGCTACCAGGGGCAGTAA
- a CDS encoding ABC transporter substrate-binding protein, whose translation MDQPDHQREASVRRVRWAAGPPPRRGRRYLLALVLISLLLAGCTLPRSTPPIIKIGMIAPFEGLYRPRGYAALYAVKLALRERNAAGGVAGYGVMLVALNDDGDPEEAALQARKLAVDPDVMGVIGPFSRTTAAAAAPLLAEAGLAWIAPVSVPDGVVQAYPNAFRLFASDQALAEALVTWARETPGGDGRIWIAQEGPFSRPLQEAAEQRGISWRPSPGASKPTHTTVALGGDPEQVADALRSLDRAIYQGPIVGGPESAEAVVLQRAGSSAMGLVWATSLQPAVWPDAFVLGYQEMAGGPPGPEAALVYDATNVLLDAIAWDITRRARPTREGVVAAVGATHWDGLSGSIAFDANGSWLYAPVHLYQIIGGQRFGPVP comes from the coding sequence GTGGATCAGCCGGATCATCAGCGGGAGGCATCGGTTCGACGCGTGCGATGGGCCGCCGGCCCCCCTCCTCGCAGAGGGCGTCGATATCTGCTCGCGCTCGTGCTGATCTCGCTGCTCCTGGCCGGCTGCACGCTTCCCCGCTCGACACCCCCCATCATCAAGATCGGGATGATCGCCCCATTCGAAGGGCTTTACCGGCCGCGAGGCTACGCCGCCCTGTACGCGGTCAAGCTGGCGCTGCGCGAGCGCAACGCCGCGGGCGGCGTTGCCGGCTATGGGGTCATGCTGGTCGCCCTGAACGACGACGGGGACCCGGAGGAGGCCGCTCTACAGGCGCGCAAGCTGGCGGTGGACCCGGACGTGATGGGGGTGATCGGCCCGTTCAGCCGCACGACGGCCGCCGCGGCCGCGCCCCTGCTGGCGGAGGCAGGGCTGGCCTGGATCGCGCCGGTCTCCGTCCCCGATGGGGTGGTGCAGGCTTATCCGAATGCGTTCCGCCTCTTCGCCTCGGATCAGGCGCTGGCGGAGGCGCTGGTGACGTGGGCCCGGGAGACACCCGGAGGGGATGGGAGGATATGGATCGCCCAGGAGGGCCCGTTCTCGCGGCCGCTACAGGAGGCCGCAGAGCAGAGGGGGATCTCCTGGCGCCCTTCCCCCGGCGCGTCCAAGCCCACGCACACGACCGTCGCCCTGGGGGGAGACCCGGAGCAGGTCGCCGATGCGCTGCGGTCGCTGGATCGGGCGATCTACCAGGGTCCGATCGTCGGGGGGCCGGAGTCGGCGGAGGCCGTGGTCCTGCAACGGGCAGGGTCCTCGGCCATGGGGCTGGTGTGGGCGACCAGCCTGCAACCCGCCGTGTGGCCGGACGCCTTCGTCCTGGGCTACCAGGAAATGGCAGGAGGGCCGCCCGGACCGGAGGCAGCTCTGGTGTACGACGCGACCAACGTGTTGCTGGACGCCATCGCCTGGGACATCACGCGCCGGGCGAGGCCCACGCGAGAGGGTGTAGTGGCCGCGGTAGGGGCGACTCATTGGGACGGGCTCAGCGGCTCCATCGCCTTCGATGCGAACGGAAGCTGGCTGTATGCCCCGGTGCACCTGTATCAGATCATCGGCGGACAGCGGTTTGGGCCGGTGCCATGA
- a CDS encoding thymidine phosphorylase: MRVVEIIERKRDGVELSTDEIEYFVRGYTAGDIPDYQAAALCMAIYFQGMTPRETADLTLAMAYSGETLDLHDIAPFVVDKHSSGGVGDKTTLVVGPIVAACGLPVGKMSGRGLAFSGGTLDKLESIPGFRADLAIEEFRRQLREVGLVVAGQTHDLAPADGKLYALRDVTGTVPAVPLIASSIMSKKIAAGADAIVLDVKVGSGTFMKTLDQAQALARLMVEIGVRLGRRMTAVISDMSQPLGRAVGNALEVIEAIETLRGGGPADFREHVLTVSAEMLAMRRGDAGEPDEERVQAEQALDSGEAWRKFREFVAAQGGDVAAVEDPTRLPRAARVEPFPAPTAGYVQAIDAAAIGMAVVDLGGGREKKGDPIDPAVGVIMRARIGDRVEAGQPLCEIHADDGERLAQARARLASAFTIGPEPVEPPPLIHQVLRARP, encoded by the coding sequence ATGCGCGTTGTGGAGATCATCGAGAGGAAACGGGATGGCGTGGAGCTGTCCACGGATGAGATCGAGTATTTCGTGCGGGGCTACACGGCCGGGGACATCCCCGACTATCAGGCCGCCGCGCTATGCATGGCCATCTACTTCCAGGGCATGACGCCCCGGGAGACGGCCGACCTCACCCTGGCCATGGCCTATTCCGGGGAGACGCTGGACCTGCACGACATCGCCCCCTTCGTCGTGGATAAGCATTCCTCCGGCGGGGTGGGTGACAAGACGACGCTGGTCGTCGGCCCCATCGTCGCCGCCTGCGGGCTGCCTGTGGGCAAGATGTCCGGTCGCGGGCTGGCCTTCTCCGGCGGCACGTTGGATAAGCTGGAATCCATCCCCGGCTTCCGGGCCGATCTGGCCATCGAGGAGTTTCGACGCCAACTGCGGGAGGTGGGCCTGGTGGTGGCCGGGCAGACCCACGATCTGGCCCCTGCCGACGGCAAGCTCTATGCCCTGCGGGACGTCACCGGCACCGTGCCCGCCGTCCCGCTCATCGCCTCGTCCATCATGTCCAAGAAGATCGCCGCCGGGGCGGATGCCATCGTCCTGGATGTGAAGGTGGGATCGGGCACCTTCATGAAGACGCTGGACCAGGCGCAGGCGCTGGCCCGGTTGATGGTGGAGATCGGCGTTCGCTTGGGGCGGCGGATGACGGCCGTGATCAGTGATATGTCCCAGCCGTTGGGCCGCGCGGTGGGCAACGCGTTGGAGGTGATCGAGGCCATCGAGACGCTGCGCGGCGGTGGCCCGGCGGACTTTCGGGAGCACGTGCTGACCGTGTCCGCGGAGATGCTGGCCATGCGGCGAGGGGATGCCGGGGAGCCGGACGAGGAACGCGTTCAGGCGGAGCAGGCGCTGGATAGCGGGGAGGCGTGGCGGAAGTTTCGGGAGTTCGTGGCGGCGCAGGGTGGGGACGTGGCCGCCGTGGAGGACCCGACCCGGTTGCCGCGGGCGGCGCGGGTGGAGCCTTTCCCGGCGCCGACGGCCGGCTACGTGCAGGCCATCGACGCGGCCGCCATCGGCATGGCGGTGGTGGACCTGGGGGGCGGCCGCGAGAAGAAGGGGGATCCCATCGATCCGGCGGTGGGCGTGATCATGCGCGCCCGCATTGGCGATCGGGTGGAAGCCGGACAGCCTCTGTGCGAGATCCACGCCGACGATGGGGAGCGGCTGGCGCAGGCCCGGGCGCGCCTCGCCTCGGCGTTCACCATCGGCCCGGAGCCCGTGGAGCCGCCGCCGTTGATCCACCAGGTGCTGCGGGCGAGGCCGTAG
- the alaS gene encoding alanine--tRNA ligase, whose amino-acid sequence MTSQEIRQRFLDYFAQHGHTVVESSSLIPVGDPTLLFTNAGMVQFKDVFLGLERRPYTRATSVQKCMRVSGKHNDLENVGPSPRHHTFFEMLGNFSFGDYFKREAIHYAYEVVTQVYGVDPERLVYTVYEDDDEAFRVWTEEIGVPAERVYRMGEKTNFWMMGDTGPCGPTSEIHYDWGPEACTCGDPNCSVALDNGCDRWLEIWNLVFMQYNQGADGTRTPLPRPGVDTGMGLERITSVVQNKRSNYETDLFTPILAHIQALLGDSDEEAAQKQVAYRVIADHGRAVTFLVGDGVIPSSEGRGYVLRLILRRAARYGYKAGFEGPFLAKIAEKVIEIMGHHYHELHERAAFIYKTITAEEERFSQTLATGLAVLEELIADPKVQETKVLPGEAAFRLYDTYGFPLDLTRDVAREHGLTIDEAGYQRAMAEQRERARAASRFTADQEDRAARYLSVLEELRSAGLLPEGTVQHLCYETSEVEAPVLAILKDSQSVSLARAGEAVEIVLPKTPFYVESGGQVSDTGVIAQYDEHGDPVWKVRVDEARQPVPGLIVHVGEVEEGTVRVGDLARASIDQERRRDIMRNHTATHLLHAALRRVLGEHVHQAGSLVAPDRLRFDFTHGAMLTEEELAAIEQGVNDAILAAYPVEARWTTYRQAVNEGVIALFGEKYGEEVRVIRVGPADEPLSQELCGGTHVNNTSEIGFFHILSEGSVGAGVRRIEAVTGRWAHRLVQRQLALLHRTATFLGCQDEEVDRKVLNLLDQVQSLQKEVTRLRQALALREFESLLQQVQDIDGVKVLAVPVDADDMETMRRMSDWFRERMGSGVIVLGAAIGNRPSFVAAVTPDLVERGFHAGQIVKVVAEAVGGGGGGRPTLAQAGGKDLSRMHEALRLVPQWVERKLHAGS is encoded by the coding sequence ATGACCAGTCAAGAAATCCGACAACGCTTTCTGGACTACTTCGCCCAACACGGCCACACCGTCGTGGAGAGCTCATCCCTGATCCCGGTGGGTGACCCCACCCTGCTGTTTACCAACGCCGGTATGGTGCAGTTCAAGGACGTATTCCTGGGGCTGGAGCGCCGGCCGTACACCCGGGCCACCTCGGTTCAGAAGTGCATGCGCGTCTCGGGAAAGCACAACGACCTGGAGAACGTGGGCCCCTCACCCCGCCATCACACGTTCTTCGAGATGCTGGGCAACTTCTCCTTCGGCGACTACTTCAAACGAGAGGCCATCCACTACGCCTACGAGGTCGTCACGCAGGTCTATGGCGTCGATCCCGAGCGGCTGGTATACACCGTGTATGAGGACGACGACGAGGCCTTTCGCGTCTGGACCGAGGAGATCGGCGTGCCGGCCGAACGGGTCTATCGCATGGGGGAGAAGACGAACTTCTGGATGATGGGCGACACCGGTCCCTGCGGTCCCACCTCGGAGATCCACTACGATTGGGGGCCAGAGGCGTGCACCTGCGGGGATCCCAACTGTAGCGTGGCACTGGACAACGGATGCGACCGCTGGCTGGAGATCTGGAACCTGGTCTTCATGCAATACAACCAAGGGGCTGACGGGACCCGCACCCCATTGCCGAGGCCGGGCGTCGATACCGGCATGGGATTGGAGCGCATCACATCCGTGGTGCAGAACAAGCGCTCCAACTACGAGACGGATCTGTTCACGCCGATCCTGGCCCACATCCAGGCGCTGTTGGGCGACAGCGACGAGGAAGCCGCCCAAAAACAGGTCGCCTACCGGGTGATCGCCGATCACGGACGGGCCGTGACCTTTCTGGTGGGCGATGGGGTGATCCCCAGCAGCGAGGGGCGGGGGTACGTGCTTCGCCTGATCCTGCGACGCGCCGCCCGATACGGCTACAAAGCCGGCTTCGAGGGGCCGTTCCTGGCCAAGATCGCCGAGAAGGTCATCGAGATCATGGGGCACCACTATCACGAGCTACACGAGCGGGCGGCCTTCATTTATAAGACGATCACCGCGGAGGAGGAGCGCTTCTCGCAGACGCTCGCCACCGGGCTCGCCGTCCTGGAGGAGTTGATCGCCGACCCCAAAGTGCAGGAGACGAAGGTGCTGCCCGGCGAGGCGGCCTTCCGACTGTACGATACCTACGGCTTTCCCCTGGACCTGACCCGGGACGTGGCTCGCGAGCACGGGCTGACCATCGACGAGGCGGGCTACCAGCGGGCGATGGCGGAGCAGCGCGAGCGGGCCCGGGCTGCCTCCCGGTTCACAGCGGACCAGGAAGATCGGGCCGCCCGATATCTGAGCGTGTTGGAGGAGCTGCGCTCGGCCGGCCTGCTGCCCGAGGGCACGGTCCAGCACCTCTGCTACGAGACCAGCGAGGTCGAGGCGCCGGTCCTGGCCATCCTCAAAGACTCGCAATCCGTCTCCCTGGCCCGCGCCGGGGAAGCGGTGGAGATCGTGCTGCCCAAGACGCCCTTCTACGTGGAAAGCGGCGGGCAGGTGTCCGACACGGGCGTCATCGCGCAGTATGACGAGCACGGCGACCCGGTATGGAAGGTGCGCGTCGACGAGGCGCGCCAGCCGGTCCCCGGCCTGATCGTCCACGTCGGCGAGGTGGAGGAGGGCACCGTGCGCGTGGGAGACCTGGCGCGGGCGTCCATCGACCAGGAGCGTCGGCGGGACATCATGCGCAACCACACCGCCACCCACCTGCTCCATGCCGCGCTCCGCCGGGTGCTGGGCGAACACGTCCATCAGGCGGGCTCGCTGGTCGCTCCGGACCGGCTGCGCTTCGACTTTACCCACGGCGCCATGCTGACGGAGGAGGAGCTGGCGGCCATCGAGCAAGGGGTGAACGACGCCATCCTGGCCGCATACCCGGTGGAGGCCCGCTGGACGACGTATCGACAGGCCGTGAACGAGGGCGTCATCGCCCTCTTCGGTGAGAAATACGGCGAGGAGGTGCGCGTCATCCGGGTCGGTCCCGCAGATGAACCGCTCAGCCAGGAGCTGTGCGGCGGCACACACGTGAACAACACATCCGAGATCGGCTTCTTCCATATTCTATCCGAGGGCAGCGTGGGCGCGGGCGTGCGCCGCATCGAAGCGGTCACCGGGCGCTGGGCCCACCGGCTGGTCCAGCGACAGCTGGCCCTGCTCCATCGGACGGCCACCTTCCTGGGATGCCAGGACGAGGAGGTCGATCGGAAGGTGCTCAACCTGCTGGATCAGGTCCAGAGCCTGCAGAAGGAGGTCACCCGGTTGCGACAGGCCCTGGCCCTCCGAGAATTCGAGTCGCTGCTCCAGCAGGTGCAGGACATTGACGGCGTGAAAGTGCTGGCCGTGCCCGTCGACGCGGACGACATGGAGACCATGCGACGGATGAGCGACTGGTTCCGCGAGCGCATGGGCTCGGGCGTGATCGTTTTGGGCGCGGCCATCGGCAATCGGCCCAGCTTCGTGGCCGCCGTCACGCCCGACCTGGTGGAGCGCGGGTTCCACGCAGGGCAGATCGTGAAGGTCGTCGCCGAGGCCGTCGGCGGAGGCGGAGGCGGCCGGCCCACGCTGGCTCAGGCCGGGGGCAAGGACCTCAGCCGGATGCACGAGGCGCTGCGACTGGTCCCGCAATGGGTGGAACGCAAGCTGCACGCCGGCTCTTGA
- the ruvX gene encoding Holliday junction resolvase RuvX: protein MALDVGERRIGVAISDPLGVVATPVTTLTRRSWAKDLAAIEQIVQERGVKRIIVGYPLHMDGSASEQAQISERFAQRLKEALGPSGPPVELWDERLSTQIASERLRATGSSARAGLDAAAAAVILQEWLDARRGPALLPEPPDPDRG, encoded by the coding sequence ATGGCATTGGACGTGGGAGAGCGCCGCATCGGGGTGGCCATCTCCGACCCACTAGGCGTTGTGGCCACGCCGGTGACCACCCTGACGCGCCGCTCGTGGGCCAAGGACCTGGCCGCCATTGAACAGATCGTACAGGAGCGCGGCGTCAAGCGCATCATCGTGGGATATCCGCTTCACATGGACGGCAGCGCGAGCGAGCAGGCCCAGATCAGCGAGCGATTCGCCCAACGGCTGAAGGAGGCCCTGGGGCCGTCCGGCCCTCCGGTGGAGCTGTGGGACGAGCGCCTGTCCACCCAGATCGCCAGCGAGCGGCTGCGCGCCACCGGCAGCTCGGCGCGCGCGGGCCTGGACGCCGCCGCGGCCGCGGTCATCCTCCAGGAGTGGCTGGACGCCCGCAGGGGCCCGGCTCTGTTGCCCGAGCCTCCCGATCCGGATCGAGGTTGA
- a CDS encoding glycosyltransferase family 4 protein: MPRCTCIRSSADSGLGRCHEDHRGGDATVRVLMLSWEYPPHVVGGLGKHVMELLPAMARREDVEIHLLTPRWAGGDPTETLGRVVIHRIDPPPGNGDIYTTAWQTNLEIEGYAERLWRELGGFDLIHAHDWLMAFAGNALKRTHKTPLIATIHATEKGRGRGHLNGDLSRAIHHVEWWLTYEAWRVIACSEYMAGEIREFFGCPADKIDVIPNGVDPTPFQRVAQEDLRGFRAMYALPDEQIVFNVGRVVYEKGVHVLVEAAPKVLAQTPAAKFVIAGRGPMVEQLRHRAWELGVGEKILFAGFISDEDRNRLFHLADCAVFPSLYEPFGIVALEAMAAKCPVVVSEVGGLKEVVKHAETGITVYPDNPDSLAWGIVHTLSRPDWARQRAENAYRMVLELYNWDRIAGLTVDVYKRVVEERRHVDW; this comes from the coding sequence ATGCCCCGGTGCACCTGTATCAGATCATCGGCGGACAGCGGTTTGGGCCGGTGCCATGAGGATCATCGAGGAGGAGATGCAACCGTGCGCGTTCTGATGCTTTCATGGGAATACCCCCCCCATGTCGTGGGTGGACTGGGCAAGCACGTGATGGAGCTGTTGCCGGCTATGGCCCGGCGCGAGGATGTGGAGATCCATCTGTTGACCCCGCGTTGGGCCGGCGGGGATCCGACGGAGACCCTGGGGCGTGTGGTGATCCATCGCATCGATCCGCCCCCGGGGAACGGGGATATCTACACCACCGCCTGGCAAACCAACCTGGAGATCGAGGGATACGCGGAGCGGCTGTGGCGCGAGCTCGGCGGCTTCGACCTGATCCACGCCCATGACTGGCTGATGGCCTTCGCCGGCAACGCATTGAAGCGCACTCACAAGACGCCTCTGATCGCGACCATCCACGCGACGGAGAAGGGGCGCGGCCGCGGGCACCTCAACGGCGACCTCTCCCGGGCCATCCATCATGTGGAGTGGTGGCTGACCTATGAGGCATGGCGGGTGATCGCCTGCTCGGAGTACATGGCGGGCGAGATCCGGGAGTTCTTCGGCTGCCCGGCTGATAAGATCGACGTCATCCCCAACGGCGTGGATCCCACCCCCTTCCAGCGAGTCGCCCAGGAGGACCTGCGGGGATTCCGGGCCATGTACGCCCTACCCGACGAGCAGATCGTCTTCAACGTGGGAAGGGTGGTGTACGAGAAGGGAGTCCACGTGCTGGTGGAGGCGGCGCCCAAGGTGCTGGCGCAGACGCCGGCGGCCAAGTTCGTGATCGCGGGCCGCGGGCCGATGGTTGAGCAGCTCCGTCATCGCGCCTGGGAGCTGGGCGTGGGGGAGAAGATCCTGTTCGCCGGCTTCATCTCCGACGAGGACCGCAACCGCCTGTTCCACCTGGCCGATTGCGCCGTCTTCCCCTCGCTCTACGAGCCGTTCGGGATCGTGGCGCTGGAGGCGATGGCCGCGAAGTGCCCGGTGGTCGTCTCCGAGGTGGGAGGGCTGAAGGAGGTGGTGAAGCACGCGGAGACGGGGATCACCGTCTATCCGGACAACCCGGACTCGCTGGCATGGGGCATCGTGCACACGCTCTCCCGGCCCGATTGGGCGCGACAGCGCGCGGAGAACGCCTACCGGATGGTGCTCGAGCTATACAACTGGGACCGTATCGCCGGGCTGACGGTGGATGTGTACAAGCGAGTCGTGGAGGAACGCCGCCACGTGGACTGGTAA